One Pseudomonas brassicacearum genomic region harbors:
- a CDS encoding aldehyde dehydrogenase family protein codes for MSDIALLPQVEAFLSRHHALFIDGGYLESQSGQTLDVVNPATGQVIAQVSDASSSDVDAAVESARRGFKQWSQAAPAVRGHVLLKLADLLEQNREELAQIETCQSGKIIHISRAFEVDQAAHFLRYYAGWATKIGGETITPSLPSFAGERYTAFTLREPVGVVVGIVPWNFSTMIAIWKLASALVTGCSIIIKPSEFTPLTLLRIAELAMEAGLPAGALNVVTGGGQVGKGLIEHPGTNKVSFTGSVATGIAVGQGAMGAGLTRATLELGGKNAAGFLRDVDPDVAVNGIIEAGFLHSGQICAAAERFFVHRSQLEPIVDKLAQRLAKLHIGSPLDERTEFGPVTHRQHQQKLEEFFAKARAQNNTIVHGGKLIEGPGCYVEPTIILANRRDDTLLNEETFGPIATFLPYDTEDELLDLMNDTPYGLSASLWTNDLGKALRMVPAIEAGTVWVNMHTLLDPAVPFGGSKSSGIGREFGSAFIDDYTELKSVMIRY; via the coding sequence ATGAGCGATATTGCCCTGCTGCCTCAGGTCGAAGCCTTTCTCAGCCGACACCACGCGCTGTTCATCGATGGCGGCTATCTCGAAAGCCAAAGCGGCCAGACCCTGGACGTCGTCAACCCCGCCACCGGCCAGGTTATCGCCCAGGTCAGCGACGCTTCTTCCAGTGATGTCGATGCAGCGGTGGAGTCGGCCCGGCGCGGCTTCAAGCAATGGTCCCAAGCGGCGCCGGCGGTCCGGGGGCATGTGTTGCTCAAGTTGGCGGACCTGTTGGAGCAGAACCGCGAAGAGCTGGCGCAGATCGAAACCTGCCAGTCGGGGAAAATCATTCATATCTCCCGCGCCTTTGAGGTCGACCAAGCCGCGCACTTCCTGCGTTATTACGCCGGTTGGGCCACTAAGATCGGCGGCGAGACGATCACCCCGTCGCTGCCCTCCTTCGCCGGTGAACGCTACACCGCGTTCACCTTGCGCGAACCGGTCGGGGTGGTGGTTGGCATTGTGCCGTGGAATTTTTCCACCATGATCGCCATCTGGAAACTCGCGTCAGCACTGGTGACCGGCTGCAGCATCATCATCAAACCCAGCGAGTTCACCCCACTGACCCTCCTGCGCATCGCTGAACTGGCCATGGAGGCCGGGCTGCCGGCGGGCGCCCTGAACGTGGTGACCGGTGGCGGCCAGGTGGGCAAAGGCTTGATCGAGCACCCGGGCACCAACAAGGTGTCGTTCACCGGCTCGGTGGCTACCGGTATTGCCGTCGGCCAGGGTGCCATGGGCGCCGGCTTGACCCGTGCCACCTTGGAGCTTGGCGGCAAGAACGCCGCGGGGTTCCTGCGGGATGTGGATCCGGACGTGGCGGTCAACGGCATTATCGAAGCTGGTTTCCTGCACTCGGGGCAAATCTGCGCGGCAGCCGAGCGGTTCTTTGTCCATCGCTCGCAACTTGAACCGATCGTGGACAAACTGGCCCAGCGCCTGGCCAAGCTCCACATCGGCTCGCCGCTGGACGAACGCACAGAATTCGGCCCGGTCACCCACCGCCAGCATCAACAGAAACTCGAGGAATTCTTCGCCAAGGCCCGGGCGCAAAACAACACCATCGTCCATGGCGGCAAACTGATCGAGGGCCCGGGCTGTTACGTCGAACCGACCATCATCCTTGCCAACCGCCGCGACGACACCCTGCTCAACGAAGAAACCTTCGGCCCGATTGCCACGTTCTTGCCTTACGACACGGAGGACGAGTTGCTGGATCTGATGAACGACACCCCGTACGGCCTGAGCGCCAGCCTTTGGACCAACGACCTGGGCAAAGCCCTGCGCATGGTGCCCGCCATCGAAGCTGGCACCGTCTGGGTGAACATGCACACCCTGCTCGATCCGGCCGTGCCCTTTGGCGGCAGCAAGTCTTCAGGGATAGGCCGGGAATTTGGCAGCGCGTTTATCGACGACTACACCGAACTGAAATCGGTGATGATTCGTTACTGA
- a CDS encoding efflux RND transporter permease subunit: MKFSQFFISRPIFAAVLSLLILIAGAISLFQLPISEYPEVVPPTVVVRANFPGANPKVIGETVAAPLEQAITGVENMLYMSSQSTADGKITLTITFALGTDLDNAQVQVQNRVTRTEPKLPEEVTRIGITVDKASPDLTMVVHLTSPDQRYDMLYLSNYALLNIKDELARLGGVGDVQLFGMGDYSLRVWLDPNKTASRNLTATDVVTAIREQNRQVAAGALGAPPAPNAQAFQLSINTQGRLVNEEEFENIIIRSGADGEITRLKDIARVELGSSQYALRSLLDNQPAVAIPIFQRPGSNAIQISNDVRAKMDELKKGFPAGMDYSIVYDPTIFVRGSIEAVVHTLFEALILVVLVVILFLQTWRASIIPLVAVPVSLIGTFAVMHLFGFSLNALSLFGLVLAIGIVVDDAIVVVENVERNIGLGLTPVEATKRAMGEVTGPIIATALVLCAVFIPAAFISGLTGQFYKQFALTIAISTVISAINSLTLSPALAAVLLKSHDAPKDRFSRFLDKVFGGWLFRPFNRFFDRASHGYVGTVGRVIRSSGIALLLYAGLMVLTFFGFSNTPTGFVPGQDKQYLVAFAQLPDAASLDRTEDVIKRMSDLALKQPGVQSAVAFPGLSINGFTNSPNAGIVFVTLKPFDERKDPSMSAGAIAGALNGKYSEIQEAYMAIFPPPPVQGLGTIGGFRLQIEDRGNLGYDELYKETMNIITKSRSVPELAGLFTSYTVNVPQVDAAIDREKAKTHGVAVSDIFDTLQIYLGSLYANDFNRFGRTYQVNVQAEQQFRLESDQIGQLKVRNNRGEMIPLATFIKVSNTSGPDRVMHYNGFITAEINGAAAPGYSSGQAEKAIEKLLKEELPNGMTYEWTDLTYQQILSGNTALFVFPLCVLLAFLVLAAQYESWSLPLAVILIVPMTLLSAITGVILSGGDNNIFTQIGLIVLVGLACKNAILIVEFAKDKQLEGMNPLAAVLEACRLRLRPILMTSFAFIMGVVPLVFSSGAGAEMRHAMGVAVFSGMLGVTFFGLLLTPVFYVLIRNFVERSEARKAARALKLEAQQ, translated from the coding sequence GCGCCAACTTCCCCGGCGCCAACCCCAAGGTCATCGGCGAAACCGTGGCCGCTCCACTGGAGCAAGCCATCACCGGCGTCGAGAACATGCTGTACATGTCCTCGCAGTCCACCGCTGACGGCAAGATCACCCTGACCATCACCTTTGCCCTGGGTACCGACCTGGACAACGCCCAGGTGCAGGTGCAGAACCGCGTCACCCGGACCGAGCCCAAGCTGCCGGAAGAAGTGACCCGGATCGGCATCACGGTGGACAAGGCATCGCCCGACCTGACCATGGTCGTGCACTTGACCTCACCGGACCAACGCTACGACATGCTTTACCTGTCCAACTACGCCCTGCTCAACATCAAGGATGAGCTGGCGCGCCTGGGCGGCGTGGGGGATGTGCAGTTGTTCGGCATGGGCGATTATTCCCTGCGGGTCTGGCTGGATCCGAACAAGACCGCTTCGCGCAACCTGACCGCCACCGATGTGGTCACGGCCATCCGTGAACAGAACCGTCAGGTGGCTGCCGGTGCCCTGGGTGCGCCGCCAGCGCCGAATGCCCAGGCGTTCCAGCTGTCGATCAACACCCAGGGCCGCCTGGTGAATGAGGAAGAGTTCGAGAACATCATCATTCGCTCCGGTGCCGACGGCGAGATCACTCGCCTGAAGGACATCGCCCGGGTCGAGCTGGGTTCCAGCCAATATGCCCTGCGCTCGTTGCTCGACAACCAGCCAGCGGTGGCGATCCCGATCTTCCAGCGCCCAGGCTCCAACGCCATCCAGATCTCCAACGACGTTCGCGCCAAGATGGACGAACTGAAGAAAGGCTTCCCGGCAGGGATGGACTACAGCATTGTCTATGACCCGACGATCTTCGTCCGTGGCTCCATCGAAGCGGTGGTCCACACCCTGTTCGAAGCACTGATTCTCGTGGTGCTGGTGGTGATCCTGTTCCTGCAAACCTGGCGCGCCTCGATCATTCCGTTGGTGGCTGTGCCGGTATCGCTGATCGGTACGTTTGCCGTGATGCACCTGTTCGGTTTCTCACTGAACGCCCTTTCGCTATTCGGCCTGGTACTGGCCATCGGTATCGTGGTGGACGACGCCATCGTGGTGGTGGAGAACGTCGAGCGTAACATCGGCCTGGGACTCACCCCGGTGGAAGCCACTAAACGGGCCATGGGCGAGGTGACCGGCCCGATCATCGCCACGGCCCTGGTGCTGTGCGCGGTGTTTATTCCGGCGGCGTTCATCAGTGGCTTGACCGGGCAGTTCTATAAGCAGTTCGCCCTGACCATCGCCATTTCCACGGTGATCTCGGCGATCAACTCCCTGACCCTGTCGCCCGCCCTGGCCGCCGTGTTGCTCAAGAGCCACGATGCGCCCAAGGACCGTTTCTCGCGGTTTCTGGACAAGGTGTTCGGTGGCTGGCTGTTCCGTCCATTCAACCGCTTCTTCGACCGCGCCAGCCACGGCTATGTAGGCACCGTCGGCCGCGTGATCCGCAGCAGCGGCATCGCCCTGTTGCTCTACGCAGGCTTGATGGTGCTGACCTTCTTCGGGTTCTCCAACACCCCGACCGGTTTCGTGCCCGGCCAGGACAAGCAATACCTGGTGGCCTTCGCCCAACTGCCGGATGCCGCGAGCCTGGACCGCACCGAAGACGTGATCAAGCGCATGTCCGACCTGGCCCTCAAGCAACCGGGCGTGCAAAGCGCGGTGGCCTTCCCCGGCCTGTCGATCAACGGCTTCACCAACAGCCCGAACGCCGGCATCGTGTTCGTGACCCTCAAGCCTTTCGATGAGCGCAAGGACCCGAGCATGTCGGCCGGCGCCATCGCCGGAGCCTTGAACGGCAAGTACTCGGAAATCCAGGAAGCCTACATGGCGATCTTCCCACCGCCGCCGGTACAGGGCCTGGGCACCATCGGTGGTTTCCGCCTGCAAATCGAAGACCGGGGCAACCTGGGCTACGACGAGCTGTACAAAGAAACCATGAACATCATCACCAAGAGCCGCAGCGTGCCGGAACTGGCCGGGTTGTTCACCAGCTACACCGTGAATGTGCCCCAGGTCGATGCCGCCATCGACCGTGAAAAAGCCAAGACCCATGGCGTGGCCGTCAGCGACATCTTCGACACCCTGCAGATCTACCTGGGTTCGCTGTATGCCAACGACTTCAACCGCTTTGGCCGCACCTATCAGGTCAACGTCCAGGCCGAGCAACAGTTCCGCCTCGAGTCGGACCAGATCGGCCAGCTCAAGGTGCGCAACAACCGTGGCGAGATGATCCCGCTGGCGACCTTCATCAAGGTCAGCAACACCTCGGGGCCAGACCGTGTGATGCACTACAACGGCTTCATCACCGCTGAAATCAACGGTGCCGCCGCGCCGGGCTACAGCTCGGGCCAGGCGGAAAAAGCCATCGAGAAACTGCTCAAGGAAGAACTGCCCAACGGCATGACCTACGAGTGGACCGACCTGACGTACCAGCAGATTCTTTCGGGCAACACTGCGCTGTTCGTGTTCCCGCTCTGCGTACTGCTGGCGTTCCTGGTGCTCGCGGCACAGTACGAAAGCTGGAGCCTGCCGCTGGCGGTGATCCTGATCGTACCGATGACCCTGTTGTCGGCCATTACCGGGGTGATTCTCTCCGGTGGCGACAACAACATCTTTACCCAGATCGGCTTGATCGTACTGGTGGGACTTGCCTGCAAGAACGCGATTCTGATCGTTGAGTTCGCCAAGGATAAACAGCTTGAGGGCATGAACCCGCTGGCTGCGGTGCTGGAAGCCTGCCGCTTGCGTCTGCGGCCGATCCTGATGACCTCCTTCGCCTTCATCATGGGCGTGGTGCCCCTGGTGTTCTCCAGCGGTGCCGGTGCCGAAATGCGCCATGCCATGGGTGTGGCGGTGTTCTCCGGGATGCTCGGCGTGACCTTCTTCGGCCTGCTGCTCACCCCAGTGTTCTATGTACTGATCCGCAACTTCGTCGAGCGCAGCGAGGCCCGCAAGGCGGCCCGGGCTTTGAAACTGGAGGCGCAACAATGA
- a CDS encoding APC family permease: MSINDRLTEHLNRGTVGFPTALASTIGLIMASPVILTATMGFGIGGSAFAVAMLIAVVMMLAQATTFAEAASILPTTGSVYDYINCGMGRFFAITGTLSAYLIVHVFAGTAETILAGVMALVNFEHLNTLAESAGGSWLLGVGFVVVFGVLNGFGVSAFGRAEIILTFGMWTTLMVFGVLGLIAAPAVELEGWFGASVVGTDLVTVLSLVGMAMFMFVGCEFVTPLAPDLRRSARTMPRAMMLGLFSVATCMFIYGAAMKRQVENVLLDATSGVHLLDTPMAIPRFAEQVMGDVGPMWLGIGFLFAGAATINTLMAGVPRILYGMAVDGALPKVFTYLHPRFKTPLLCILVAMLIPCLHALWLGGNTDNIMHLVLAAVCAWSFAYLLVTVSVVSLRIRRPDLPRAYRSPFFPLPQILSSVGIVIGMWFITPPGMNPADIYIPFAVMLGGTAVYALFWTLVVQKVNPFKPASVEDVLAKEFSHEPGQLASEFVDRAAKTV, from the coding sequence ATGTCGATCAATGACCGGCTCACCGAGCACTTGAACCGAGGTACGGTGGGCTTCCCCACCGCGTTGGCCAGCACCATTGGCCTGATCATGGCGAGCCCGGTGATCCTCACCGCCACCATGGGTTTTGGCATTGGCGGCAGTGCCTTTGCCGTGGCGATGCTGATCGCCGTGGTGATGATGCTGGCCCAGGCGACCACGTTCGCCGAGGCCGCGTCGATCCTGCCCACCACGGGCTCGGTCTATGACTACATCAACTGTGGCATGGGCCGTTTCTTCGCCATCACCGGCACGTTGTCGGCTTACTTGATTGTCCACGTCTTTGCCGGCACCGCCGAGACCATCCTGGCCGGGGTCATGGCCTTGGTGAATTTCGAGCACCTCAATACCTTGGCCGAATCGGCGGGCGGTTCCTGGTTACTGGGCGTGGGGTTCGTGGTGGTATTTGGCGTGCTCAACGGGTTCGGCGTCAGCGCCTTTGGCCGGGCCGAGATCATCCTGACCTTCGGCATGTGGACGACCCTGATGGTGTTCGGCGTGCTGGGATTGATTGCGGCACCGGCGGTGGAGCTGGAGGGCTGGTTCGGGGCGTCCGTGGTCGGCACCGACCTGGTCACCGTGTTGTCGCTGGTGGGCATGGCGATGTTCATGTTCGTTGGTTGTGAATTCGTCACGCCGCTGGCACCGGACCTGCGCCGTTCGGCCAGGACGATGCCCCGGGCCATGATGCTGGGTCTGTTCAGCGTCGCCACCTGCATGTTCATCTACGGCGCGGCGATGAAGCGCCAGGTGGAAAACGTGCTGTTGGATGCCACCAGCGGCGTGCATTTGCTGGACACGCCCATGGCGATTCCGCGCTTCGCCGAGCAAGTCATGGGAGATGTCGGTCCGATGTGGCTGGGGATCGGCTTTCTGTTTGCCGGGGCGGCGACCATCAATACCCTGATGGCTGGCGTGCCGCGGATTCTGTACGGCATGGCGGTGGACGGCGCATTGCCCAAGGTGTTCACCTACCTGCACCCGCGCTTCAAGACGCCGCTGCTGTGCATCCTGGTGGCGATGCTCATTCCTTGCCTGCATGCGCTGTGGCTGGGGGGCAACACCGACAACATCATGCACCTGGTGCTGGCGGCGGTGTGCGCCTGGAGTTTTGCCTACCTGCTGGTGACCGTGTCGGTGGTGAGCCTGCGGATTCGTCGTCCGGATCTGCCCCGGGCCTATCGCTCGCCGTTTTTCCCGTTGCCACAGATCCTGTCCAGCGTTGGCATCGTCATAGGCATGTGGTTCATCACCCCGCCCGGCATGAACCCGGCGGACATCTACATTCCTTTCGCAGTAATGCTCGGTGGCACTGCGGTATATGCCTTGTTCTGGACCCTGGTGGTGCAGAAGGTCAATCCATTCAAGCCGGCGTCGGTGGAAGACGTGCTGGCCAAGGAGTTTTCCCATGAGCCAGGACAACTTGCCAGCGAGTTTGTCGACCGTGCTGCAAAAACTGTCTGA
- a CDS encoding DUF3156 family protein, with the protein MSQDNLPASLSTVLQKLSELFSTQRAPAGYRPGVTLELLRRNLGLARFEMSGPATATVVTDDGSLQLEIVERTESQLLMHLVMTEFVLRVPASREGTARLEVHHSGAVRRNGIRCRQREGDAELSTRLKAAIETDSVLYQALMPLDFKRLRIDLQGRQWCVRLEHMGGSEVVNRMPAFRRYIPLGREQRSALLAALSGLQRVLASF; encoded by the coding sequence ATGAGCCAGGACAACTTGCCAGCGAGTTTGTCGACCGTGCTGCAAAAACTGTCTGAACTGTTCAGTACCCAGCGTGCCCCGGCCGGTTATCGGCCTGGGGTGACCCTGGAGCTTTTGCGGCGCAACCTCGGGCTGGCGCGATTCGAGATGTCGGGACCGGCGACGGCGACTGTCGTCACCGACGATGGCAGCCTGCAACTGGAGATTGTCGAACGCACCGAATCGCAGTTGCTGATGCACCTGGTGATGACCGAGTTCGTGCTGCGGGTGCCTGCGTCGAGAGAGGGCACGGCACGTTTGGAGGTGCACCACAGCGGGGCTGTGCGGCGCAATGGCATACGTTGTCGGCAGCGGGAGGGGGACGCTGAGCTGTCGACCCGCCTGAAGGCGGCGATAGAGACCGATTCGGTGCTGTATCAAGCCCTCATGCCGCTGGACTTCAAGCGCCTGCGCATCGATCTGCAAGGGCGACAGTGGTGTGTGCGCCTGGAGCACATGGGGGGCAGTGAAGTGGTGAACCGCATGCCGGCCTTTCGTCGTTACATTCCTCTGGGCCGCGAGCAGCGCAGTGCCTTGCTGGCGGCCTTGAGCGGTTTGCAGCGGGTATTAGCAAGCTTTTGA
- a CDS encoding endonuclease/exonuclease/phosphatase family protein: MTHDPDWRAVESVPLDTPAAVHRLRVLTVNTHKGFTALNRRFILPELREAVRSTGADLVFLQEVLGEHDRHASRYHNWPQTSQYEFLADSMWSDFAYGRNAVYPDGHHGNALLSKYPIRQYRNLDVSITGPERRGLLHCVLDVPGHAEVHGICVHLSLLESHRQLQLKLLCQLLDSLPDDAPVIIAGDFNDWQLRGNLTLARRQYLHEAFEYHHGRPARTYPARFPLLRLDRIYLRNATSHAPQILGSKPWTHLSDHLPLSVEVHL, translated from the coding sequence GTGACTCACGATCCCGATTGGCGGGCCGTCGAATCAGTGCCATTGGACACGCCTGCGGCGGTCCACCGGCTGCGGGTTCTGACGGTCAACACTCATAAGGGTTTCACCGCCCTCAACCGTCGTTTCATCTTGCCCGAATTGCGTGAAGCGGTGCGCAGTACCGGCGCCGACCTGGTGTTTCTGCAAGAAGTGCTGGGCGAACACGACCGCCACGCGTCGCGCTACCACAACTGGCCGCAGACGTCGCAGTACGAATTTCTCGCCGATAGCATGTGGAGTGACTTCGCCTACGGCCGCAACGCGGTTTACCCCGACGGCCATCATGGCAACGCATTGCTGTCCAAATACCCGATCCGCCAGTACCGCAACCTCGACGTTTCCATCACCGGTCCCGAGCGACGCGGGCTACTGCATTGCGTGCTGGACGTGCCGGGCCACGCCGAAGTCCATGGGATCTGCGTCCATTTGAGTCTGCTGGAAAGCCATCGCCAACTACAGCTCAAACTGCTCTGCCAACTGCTCGACTCGCTGCCCGACGACGCCCCGGTGATCATCGCCGGGGATTTCAATGATTGGCAGTTGCGGGGCAATCTCACCCTGGCCCGCCGCCAATACCTGCACGAAGCCTTCGAATACCATCACGGCCGCCCTGCCCGGACCTATCCGGCCCGTTTCCCCCTGCTGCGCCTGGACCGCATTTACCTGCGCAACGCCACCAGCCACGCCCCGCAAATCCTTGGCAGCAAACCCTGGACCCACCTGAGCGATCACCTGCCGCTTTCGGTGGAAGTGCATTTGTGA
- a CDS encoding efflux transporter outer membrane subunit, giving the protein MSLKAFVPSLLVLALSACAVGPDYKAPQTEAANITTATDGATGQKNFDRARFEGIWWQQFEDPTLNALVTRSLEGNRELRVAFARLRAARAIRDDASNDVMPTITSRASSDLGKGQIPGQTTDRVNTERYDLGLDMAWELDLFGRIRRNLEATDADQQAVEADLYQLQVTMIAELVDAYGQLRGAQLREKIALANLKNQQDSRKITESLRDAGVGDQLDVVRADARLASVEASVPQLQAEQVRQRNRIATLLGERPDKLDVDLSPKQLPAIAKALPIGDPGELLQRRPDILSAERQLAAATARIGVAKADLFPRVSLSGFLGFTAGRGSQIGSSAANAWALGPSITWAAFDLGSVRARLRGAGAEADGALATYEQQVLLALEESENAFSDYGKRQQRLISLIRQSESSRAAADLAEIRYREGTVDFLVLLDAQRERLAAEDTQAQAEVDLYRGIVSIYKALGGGWKPETVASN; this is encoded by the coding sequence ATGAGTTTGAAAGCGTTCGTGCCGAGCTTGCTGGTCCTGGCGTTAAGCGCCTGCGCCGTAGGCCCGGACTACAAGGCACCGCAAACGGAGGCGGCGAATATCACCACCGCCACCGACGGCGCCACCGGCCAGAAAAATTTCGACCGGGCCCGTTTCGAAGGCATCTGGTGGCAGCAATTCGAAGACCCGACCCTCAATGCGTTGGTGACCCGATCCCTGGAAGGCAACCGCGAGTTGCGCGTGGCCTTCGCTCGTCTGCGGGCCGCCCGGGCGATTCGCGATGACGCCAGCAATGATGTCATGCCCACTATCACCAGCCGCGCCAGCAGTGACTTGGGCAAAGGCCAGATTCCAGGGCAGACCACCGACCGGGTCAATACCGAGCGCTACGACCTGGGCCTGGACATGGCCTGGGAACTGGATCTGTTCGGGCGTATCCGGCGCAACCTGGAAGCCACCGATGCCGATCAGCAGGCCGTCGAAGCTGACCTCTATCAGTTGCAGGTGACAATGATCGCCGAGCTGGTGGATGCCTATGGTCAACTGCGCGGCGCGCAACTGCGGGAAAAAATCGCCCTGGCGAACCTGAAGAACCAGCAGGACTCGCGCAAGATCACCGAAAGCCTGCGCGATGCCGGCGTCGGCGATCAGCTCGACGTGGTTCGCGCCGATGCACGCCTGGCCTCAGTGGAAGCCAGCGTGCCGCAGTTGCAGGCCGAACAGGTGCGCCAACGCAATCGCATCGCCACACTGCTGGGTGAGCGCCCGGACAAACTGGACGTGGACTTGAGCCCCAAACAGCTGCCAGCCATCGCCAAGGCCCTGCCCATCGGCGATCCGGGTGAACTGCTGCAACGGCGCCCGGACATTCTCAGTGCCGAACGCCAATTGGCTGCGGCCACGGCGCGCATCGGTGTGGCCAAGGCCGACCTGTTCCCACGGGTCAGCCTCAGCGGTTTCCTCGGCTTCACGGCTGGACGCGGTTCGCAGATCGGCTCTTCGGCGGCCAACGCCTGGGCGCTGGGTCCGAGCATTACCTGGGCCGCCTTCGACCTGGGCAGCGTGCGGGCTCGCCTGCGCGGTGCCGGCGCCGAGGCGGATGGCGCCCTGGCGACCTACGAACAGCAAGTGCTGCTGGCCCTGGAAGAGTCGGAAAACGCCTTCAGTGATTACGGCAAGCGCCAACAACGCCTGATTTCACTGATCCGCCAGAGCGAATCGAGCCGTGCCGCCGCTGACCTGGCTGAGATTCGCTACCGCGAAGGCACCGTGGATTTCCTCGTGTTGCTCGACGCCCAGCGTGAACGCCTGGCAGCCGAAGACACCCAGGCCCAGGCCGAAGTGGATCTGTATCGCGGCATCGTCTCGATCTACAAAGCCTTGGGCGGCGGCTGGAAACCGGAAACCGTCGCCAGCAACTGA
- the feaR gene encoding transcriptional regulator FeaR, giving the protein MSMQQVGQDGLETWNRDLRATCGHFDTELAFNRALFIGQVSNFSRGGLALASLRTNAGAIKRHSPNPDHDDDQDCLLVSQRSGFSRITQNGLSIQLAPGELLLMDSVGSLEITPFGLIEHAVLSLSRRDVSRQLGGETKTFGKISSSKACGRMLHVLMDQLCKDTPDGEGAAGEGEALQSAFVSLLGSALEQDTDARDDGTALQGSQLRSYVQKVIDESLTQPGLSPVGLANRLNISVRHLYRLFEEQDDSVCRYIQRARLKRSADDLTNPFLREESITSIAYKWGFTDSAHFSRSFKKQFELSPKDFRSSHLQQGQGAA; this is encoded by the coding sequence ATGAGCATGCAACAGGTTGGGCAAGATGGGCTGGAGACCTGGAACCGGGATCTGCGCGCCACTTGCGGTCACTTCGATACGGAACTGGCCTTTAATCGCGCGCTGTTTATCGGCCAGGTGTCCAACTTCTCCCGCGGCGGTCTTGCCCTAGCCAGCCTGCGCACCAATGCCGGTGCCATCAAGCGACACTCGCCCAATCCGGATCACGACGACGACCAGGATTGCCTCCTGGTCAGCCAGCGCAGCGGCTTTTCCCGGATCACCCAGAACGGCCTGAGCATTCAACTGGCCCCCGGGGAGCTGTTGTTGATGGATTCGGTGGGCTCTCTTGAAATCACCCCGTTCGGGTTGATTGAGCACGCCGTCCTGTCTCTGTCTCGCCGTGACGTGTCCAGGCAACTGGGCGGGGAAACCAAGACCTTTGGCAAGATATCCTCGAGCAAGGCCTGCGGGCGGATGCTGCATGTGTTGATGGATCAACTGTGCAAGGACACCCCGGACGGCGAAGGTGCGGCGGGAGAGGGCGAGGCTTTGCAGAGTGCCTTCGTTTCGCTGTTGGGCTCGGCCCTGGAACAGGACACCGATGCCCGTGACGATGGCACGGCGTTGCAAGGCAGTCAGTTACGCAGCTATGTGCAGAAAGTCATCGATGAATCCCTGACCCAGCCCGGCCTGAGCCCGGTGGGCCTGGCCAATCGCCTGAACATTTCGGTGCGGCACCTGTACCGTTTGTTCGAAGAGCAGGATGACAGCGTCTGCCGCTACATCCAGCGGGCGCGGCTCAAGCGCAGCGCCGACGACCTGACCAATCCGTTCCTGCGGGAAGAGTCCATTACCTCGATCGCCTACAAGTGGGGCTTCACCGATTCGGCCCACTTCAGCCGTTCGTTCAAAAAGCAGTTCGAGCTCTCGCCCAAGGATTTTCGCTCCAGCCATTTGCAGCAGGGGCAGGGCGCGGCTTGA
- a CDS encoding methyl-accepting chemotaxis protein, with amino-acid sequence MFLQTNKQKQALIEQVQGVLAGATDDAPMLEAYPPLRLCLEQHARQMSRASEQLHQAEERLSEQTLRWQQSEQALEAVRQQLEHAQVREQALEIRLSEHSQQLQQQRQEAQIWELLQSTLTEGCWDITVVNGDLQHPASGMRFSSQFRALLGYGADELPDGWDAQVGITHPDDLPKIMAIFDREILAAQGSGEYVFEYRMRHKTRDYIWCRERGRAVRDAQGRLVRVIGAVRDIGDERSAQSTHQRMLAQNQVTYAQIATVVGVIKGIADQTNLLALNAAIEAARAGEVGRGFSVVADEVRKLAESTRQATHQIQTMLHQHKQ; translated from the coding sequence ATGTTTCTCCAGACCAACAAACAGAAGCAGGCTTTGATCGAGCAAGTTCAGGGGGTGCTGGCCGGTGCGACCGACGACGCGCCCATGCTGGAGGCTTATCCGCCACTGCGGCTGTGTCTGGAGCAGCATGCCCGGCAGATGAGCCGTGCCAGCGAGCAGCTTCACCAGGCCGAAGAACGGCTGAGTGAGCAAACGCTTCGATGGCAGCAGAGTGAGCAGGCGCTGGAGGCCGTTCGCCAGCAACTGGAACATGCCCAGGTGCGCGAGCAGGCGCTTGAAATCCGGCTGAGCGAACATAGCCAACAGTTGCAGCAACAACGCCAGGAAGCGCAGATCTGGGAGCTGCTGCAATCGACCCTGACCGAAGGCTGCTGGGACATCACGGTGGTCAACGGTGACCTCCAGCACCCAGCCAGCGGCATGCGTTTTTCCAGCCAGTTTCGCGCTTTGCTGGGCTACGGGGCAGACGAATTGCCTGACGGTTGGGATGCGCAAGTCGGCATTACCCACCCGGACGACCTACCGAAGATCATGGCGATTTTCGACCGGGAAATCCTGGCCGCCCAAGGCAGCGGCGAATACGTCTTCGAATACCGGATGCGTCACAAGACGCGGGATTACATCTGGTGTCGCGAACGTGGTCGTGCAGTCCGAGATGCTCAAGGTCGCCTGGTTCGTGTCATCGGCGCGGTGCGCGATATTGGCGACGAACGTTCGGCCCAGTCCACCCACCAGCGCATGCTCGCGCAGAACCAAGTGACCTACGCCCAGATTGCCACGGTGGTGGGGGTGATCAAGGGCATCGCCGACCAGACCAATCTGTTGGCACTGAATGCGGCGATTGAAGCGGCCAGGGCCGGCGAGGTCGGGCGCGGATTCTCCGTGGTCGCCGACGAAGTGCGCAAGTTGGCGGAAAGTACCCGCCAGGCGACGCATCAGATCCAGACCATGTTGCATCAGCACAAGCAATAA